Proteins encoded by one window of Culicoides brevitarsis isolate CSIRO-B50_1 chromosome 2, AGI_CSIRO_Cbre_v1, whole genome shotgun sequence:
- the LOC134831131 gene encoding EARP-interacting protein homolog: protein MDEANSVIYGVDNQTRSLCSSNSDVVQFYIGTQSLKPNNQIHCIELLSENEDSPVSYKTTVYAFPHGEIWQLRFSPHESDLMSCVFSEYQNSQVTMKTALLKLPGSEVSPDNEYLQFADTQVLETDGSEIKTTEFNPSDANLLAIVLDDKIKVMSRAESAYTTIAEVQNGKNGPKFTGGKWSQQNANQFIALHEGAVKSFDTRDMNHVAWTIEEAHGQQLVRDLDCNPNKQCHLVTGGDDGALKIWDCRSVKQPVFARSDHNHWIFSVRFNTFHDSLVLSSSSDNKVILTCARSVSSEADEEGVERTLSDGLLQMFEQHEDSIYCCEWSSVDPFTFASLSFDGRIIISQVPKQYKYQFLM from the exons ATGGATGAGGcaaattcagtaatttatgGCGTCGATAATCaa ACCCGTTCCTTATGTTCGAGCAACTCTGACGTCGTCCAATTCTACATTGGCACACAATCTCTCAAGCCGAACAACCAAATTCACTGCATCGAATTGCTGTCGGAGAACGAAGACAGTCCCGTGTCGTACAAAACAACCGTTTACGCCTTTCCTCACGGCGAAATCTGGCAACTGCGGTTTTCGCCGCACGAATCTGACTTGATGTCTTGCGTTTTCAGCGAATATCAAAACTCTCAGGTGACAATGAAGACTGCTTTACTTAAGTTACCGGGCTCCGAGGTGTCTCCTGACAACGAATATCTCCAATTTGCCGACACACAAGTCCTCGAAACGGATggaagtgaaataaaaacgaCAGAATTCAATCCTTCGGATGCGAATCTCCTCGCGATTGTCTTGGATGACAAAATTAAAGTCATGTCGCGTGCCGAAAGTGCTTACACTACCATCGCCGAAGtgcaaaatggcaaaaatggaCCAAAATTCACGGGCGGCAAATGGTCTCAGCAAAACGCGAATCAATTTATCGCCTTGCACGAAGGCGCCGTGAAGAGTTTCGACACGCGCGACATGAATCACGTTGCCTGGACAATTGAAGAGGCGCACGGGCAGCAGCTGGTTCGCGATTTGGACTGTAATCCGAACAAACAATGTCATCTCGTGACGGGAGGCGATGATGGCGCCTTGAAGATTTGGGATTGTCGGAGTGTGAAGCAACCTGTTTTTGCGAGATCTGATCACAATCATTGGATTTTTAGTGTGAGATTCAATACATTTCACGATTCGTTGGTTTTGTCGTCGAGTTCGGACAATAAAGTGATTCTGACGTGTGCGAGAAGCGTTTCTTCCGAAGCTGATGAAGAAGGAGTTGAACGAACGTTGTCTGATGGATTGTTGCAAATGTTCGAACAGCACGAGGATTCGATTTATTGCTGTGAATGGTCGAGCGTTGATCCCTTTACGTTCGCTTCTCTGAGCTTTGATGGAAGAATTATCATCTCGCAGGTCCCGAAACAgtataaatatcaatttttaatgtaa
- the LOC134829278 gene encoding ubiquitin-conjugating enzyme E2 C: MAQNINPDRPHSSALKNSEDVKTTFDSHSVSKRLQKELMALMMSAGHGVSAFPEGENFFKWIGTITGPEGTVYQGQKYKLSLDFPNSYPYTAPVVKFVTPCFHPNVDLSGAICLDILKDKWSALYDVRTILLSIQSLLGEPNNESPLNAQASQMWSNQALYKKYLDEFYEKNKDC, from the exons ATGGCACAAAATATCAATCCAGATCGCCCACACTCGTCCGCATTGAAGAACAGCGAAGATGTGAAAACAACCTTCGATAGCCATAGTGTTTCCAAGAG attacaaAAAGAGCTGATGGCTTTGATGATGTCTGCGGGCCACGGAGTCTCGGCATTTCCGGAGGGCGAGAATTTCTTCAAATGGATCGGCACGATAACGGGACCCGAGGGCACGGTATATCAAGGACAAAAATACAAGTTGTCGCTGGATTTCCCGAATTCGTATCCGTACACGGCACCTGTCGTGAAATTCGTGACACCTTGCTTTCATCCAAACGTCGATCTGAGTGGCGCCATTTGCCTCGACATCCTCAAAGATAAATGGTCGGCGCTGTACGACGTCAGGACGATCTTGCTTTCCATCCAATCGTTGCTCGGCGAACCCAATAACGAGTCACCTCTCAATGCACAAGCCAGTCAAATGTGGTCGAATCAGgcattatacaaaaaatatctagATGAATTTTACGAAAAGAACAAAGATTGTTAG
- the LOC134831809 gene encoding translocation protein SEC63 homolog, producing the protein MAGQKFEYDETGKSFLYFILSFLALILIPSSFYLWPKKQSKEVEDKDVCQCEGCVNKRLELTKQNKSHVRSFFIKTAIIVGWIIFALVVYKVSQFDYELANFDPYEIMGVPPGATTAEIRKMYKKMSLVLHPDKETGDEKKFMMLTKAYQALTDPEARKNWEKYGNPDGPGAMSFGIALPSWIVEKDNSVYVLGLYALVFMVALPVAVGTWWYRSIRFSGDKVLLDTTQMYFYFFHKTPMMAMKRVIMILAASLEFDKRHNSQVVERQSDNDEVPQLIKQLPNLNEKCKEMPLCRTYSIKTRAILHAHLSRIPLNPETLDKDRQFILKKCPYLIQEMVSCVNQLIILAYARRISKLPHIETIENCMKLSPLIVQGLWEFKSPLLQLPYLTDDNLRYFVAKKRPIRTLQQFAQLSPEETRSILRNLTETEYENVMKALGNMPVVDFSIRCEVVDDDNTNVVTAGAIVTVTVFLKRRNMSELFGASTINEKALIKDASKDGEEATGEAEEGDAVAQKPKKPVWMKSKGGKGGKSKSKGSKPKVKAAGNAATTTTAATTTPNTEKKSKKEREDSDDETSESENEEEERKKESTDDEKKSNDDDDDLEWEKFQKKLNKKEKLEGKSKVSHSVHSPLFPEDKQEYWWTYICDRKSGTLLTAPYHVTNLVDYEEVQLKFTAPRWAGVYTFNVCLRSDSYLGMDQQLDLKLDVKEATAIPTELPEWDLSESEAEQHDEQANESEFTTDSSDAEDD; encoded by the exons ATGGCTGGGCAAAAATTTGAGTACGATGAAACGGGCAAGTCATTCCTGTATTTCATCTTGTCATTTTTGGCGTTAATTTTGATCCCCTCATCGTTTTATCTGTGGCCTAAAAAACAAtccaaag AAGTCGAGGACAAGGATGTGTGCCAGTGCGAAGGATGCGTCAACAAACGCCTGGAATTGACAAAACAGAACAAAAGTCACGTCAGATCGTTCTTCATCAAGACCGCAATTATCGTGGGATGGATAATTTTCGCTCTTGTGGTTTACAAAGTCTCCCAATTCGATTATGAACTGGCGAATTTCGATCCGTACGAGATAATGGGAGTGCCGCCGGGTGCTACAACCGCCGAAATTCGTAAAATGTACAAGAAAATGTCGCTTGTGCTGCATCCGGATAAGGAAACGGGTGACGAAAAGAAGTTTATGATGCTTACGAAGGCATATCAGGCCTTGACTGACCCCGAAGCGCggaaaaattgggaaaaatatGGAAACCCGGATGGACCTGGAGCAATGTCCTTCGGAATTGCACTTCCTTCGTGGATTGTCGAGAAAGATAACTCCGTTTATGTGCTCGGATTGTACGCGCTGGTGTTTATGGTAGCATTACCCGTTGCCGTAGGTACTTGGTGGTATCGTTCGATCCGTTTTAGCGGCGACAAAGTCTTGCTTGACACGACGCAGATGTATTTCTACTTTTTCCACAAGACCCCGATGATGGCGATGAAACGTGTCATCATGATTTTGGCTGCCAGTTTGGAATTTGACAAGCGACACAACTCCCAAGTCGTCGAAAGGCAATCCGATAATGACGAAGTCCCTCAATTAATCAAACAACTCCcgaatttgaacgaaaaatgcaaagaaaTGCCACTTTGCCGGACTTATTCGATCAAAACTCGGGCAATTTTGCACGCACATCTCAGCCGAATCCCCTTAAATCCCGAAACGCTCGACAAAGATCGTCAATTTATCCTGAAAAAGTGTCCCTACTTGATCCAAGAGATGGTTTCGTGCGTCAATCAACTCATAATCTTGGCATATGCGCGTCGCATCTCCAAATTACCGCACATCGAAACGATCGAGAACTGCATGAAATTGTCGCCGCTCATCGTGCAAGGCCTGTGGGAGTTCAAAAGTCCCCTGCTTCAACTGCCTTACCTCACGGACGACAATTTGCGGTattttgtggcaaaaaaacGCCCCATACGCACACTCCAGCAATTCGCACAACTTTCGCCCGAGGAAACGCGCAGCATTTTGCGAAATCTCACCGAAACGGAATACGAAAATGTCATGAAAGCCCTCGGAAATATGCCAGTTGTGGATTTCAGCATACGATGCGAGGTTGTTGACGACGATAACACAAATGTCGTGACGGCGGGAGCTATTGTTACCGTTACGGTGTTCCTGAAACGTCGAAATATGAGTGAATTATTCGGCGCATCGACAATTAACGAGAAGGCATTGATCAAGGATGCCTCGAAAGATGGCGAAGAAGCGACGGGCGAGGCAGAAGAAGGCGATGCCGTGGcacaaaaacccaaaaaaccCGTGTGGATGAAGAGTAAGGGCGGCAAAGGAGGCAAAAGTAAGAGTAAAGGATCAAAACCGAAGGTAAAGGCAGCAGGAAATGCCGCTACAACGACAACTGCAGCAACAACGACACCGAATACggagaaaaaatcgaagaaggAACGTGAGGATTCGGATGACGAGACGTCTGAAagtgaaaatgaagaagaagaacggAAGAAGGAGTCCACAGATGACGAGAAAAAGTCaaatgacgacgatgatgacctTGAATGGGAAAA attccaaaagaaattgaacaaaaaagaaaaactggaGGGAAAATCTAAAGTGTCTCATTCAGTTCACAGTCCATTATTCCCTGaa gaCAAACAAGAATATTGGTGGACTTACATCTGCGATCGCAAATCAGGTACACTCCTAACAGCACCGTATCACGTGACAAATTTGGTCGATTACGAAGAAGTTCAGCTTAAATTCACAGCTCCGCGATGGGCTGGCGTCTATACATTCAATGTGTGTCTGCGAtcag attcctACCTCGGAATGGATCAACAACTCGACCTTAAGTTAGATGTTAAGGAAGCCACTGCAATTCCCACAGAGCTGCCCGAATGGGATCTCAGCGAATCAGAAGCGGAACAGCACGACGAACAAGCTAACGAGAGTGAATTCACAACAGACTCGTCTGATGCGGAAGACGATTAA